The Streptomyces sp. A2-16 sequence GCCCTGTACGCCAAGGACGCGGTGCTGCTGCCCACCGTCTCCAACAAGGTCAGGACCGACCACGCCGGCATCGTCGACTACTTCGAGCACTTCCTGCAGAACAAGCCGGTCGGCAAGAAGGTCCAGACGATCGTCAACGTCCTCGACACCAACTCCGCGATCGACACCGGCGTCTACGAGTTCACGCTCACCGACCCGAAGACCGGTGCCAAGCGTGTCGTCGAGGCCCGCTACACGTACGAGTACGAGAAGCGCGACGGCGTGTGGAAGATCGTCAACCACCACTCCTCGGCGATGCCCGAAGGCTGATCTCCACCTTCAGCCCGCCTCCCGGAGCGTCCGCCAGCGTCACGGTCCCGCCGTCGTCGGTCACCAGCTGTTTGACGACGGCGAGGCCCAGGCCGGAGCCGGAGCGTCCGGTCAGGCCCTGACCGCGCCAGAAGCGGTCGAAGGCACGGGACTTGTCGGCATCGGGCATGCCCGGTCCCTCGTCCAGCACCGACAACACCACTGTGTCCGCCCGGGACTCGACCTCCACGGTGATCCTCCCGCCGTCCGGCGAGACCTCCAGGGCGTTCGAGAGCACGTTGTCCAGCACCTGGTCCAGATGACCGGGGCTGGCCAGCACAGACGGCCGGTCGTCGACAACACTCCCCCTGAGCGCGATGGTGACTCCGCGCTCGTCGGCGGCCGGCCTCCACACCGTCAGCCGTTCGTCCACGATGTCCCGCAGCGCGAGCGGCTCCGCGGCGGTCACCTTCGCCTCGGCCCGCGCCAGCACCAGCAGGCCGTTGACCAGACGGCTCATCCGGACCACCTCCGCCGTCGCCTGCTCCACGTCCTCCCGCACGAACTCGTCGTCCACGCCGTCCGCGATGTTGTCCAGCGACAGGCGCAGCGCCGTGAGCGGGGTGCGGAGCTGGTGCGAGGCGTCCGCCACGAAGATGCGCTGCGAGGCCACCAGCGTGTCCAGGCGTTCCGCGCCCTGGTTCAGGGTGCGGGCGAGGGTCTGGGTCTCCGGCGGGCCCGTCACGGGGGAGCGCGCGGTGAGGTCGCCGTCGCTGAACTTGCTCGCCATGGAGTTGAGTTCGCGAAGGGGGGCGGTGATCCGGCGGGCGGCGAACGCGCCGATCGCGGCGGCCGCGCCCAGCACCAGCACGGCGAGGCCGGCCCGGAAGCCCCAGATCTGCCACAGCCGCTTGGTCATGTCCGAGGTCGAGTAGACGATCCGTACGGCGGCGTCGCCCTTGGCGGGGACGGTGACCGTCAGGTTCTCGCCCCAGACGAAGTCCGCACCCCAGTCGGTCGTCGGCTCGTCCCTCTCCACGGCCCGGGTCAGCGCCGCGTCCGCGGTGGGCCGCTCCAGCCGCGGGTCACAGGCGGCGGTGGGCGTCGCCTCCACATCGCCGTACGCCTTGGCCACCTTGGTCAGCGCTTCGCACGAGGCCCTGTCGCCGTTGCCCAGCAGCAGCGCCATCGTTTTGGCCTCGCGCAGCACCGACTGCCGGGTGTCGTCCCGCAGTTGATCGGTGAGCGTGAACGCGACCGGCACCGTGAACAGGAAGATGGCCACCGCCACCAGCAGGATGTAACTCCGGATGAGCTGCCGGTTCATGAAGC is a genomic window containing:
- a CDS encoding HAMP domain-containing sensor histidine kinase — translated: MNRQLIRSYILLVAVAIFLFTVPVAFTLTDQLRDDTRQSVLREAKTMALLLGNGDRASCEALTKVAKAYGDVEATPTAACDPRLERPTADAALTRAVERDEPTTDWGADFVWGENLTVTVPAKGDAAVRIVYSTSDMTKRLWQIWGFRAGLAVLVLGAAAAIGAFAARRITAPLRELNSMASKFSDGDLTARSPVTGPPETQTLARTLNQGAERLDTLVASQRIFVADASHQLRTPLTALRLSLDNIADGVDDEFVREDVEQATAEVVRMSRLVNGLLVLARAEAKVTAAEPLALRDIVDERLTVWRPAADERGVTIALRGSVVDDRPSVLASPGHLDQVLDNVLSNALEVSPDGGRITVEVESRADTVVLSVLDEGPGMPDADKSRAFDRFWRGQGLTGRSGSGLGLAVVKQLVTDDGGTVTLADAPGGGLKVEISLRASPRSGG
- a CDS encoding SgcJ/EcaC family oxidoreductase; the protein is MIRRSITKRAAIVTATAVVALGTVGTVAATAGPEHAKKPSKKQIAALFDRWNATLQTGDPDKVAALYAKDAVLLPTVSNKVRTDHAGIVDYFEHFLQNKPVGKKVQTIVNVLDTNSAIDTGVYEFTLTDPKTGAKRVVEARYTYEYEKRDGVWKIVNHHSSAMPEG